In Thiomicrorhabdus sp., the genomic stretch TGGAAACAAAATGAAAACTTTAATTTTAGGGATTGGCAATTTACTGTGGGCGGATGAAGGCTTTGGTATCCGTTGCGTTGAGCATATGGATGCGACCTATGTTTTTGACGACTCCGTTGAATTGATGGATGGTGGAACTCAGGGCATTTATCTGGTTCATCATGTTCAGGAAGCCGATAACCTGATTCTTTTTGATGCGATTGATTACGGTATGCAGCCGGGAGAGATTCGTGTTATCGAGAACGACGATGTTCCGAATTTCATGGGCTGTAAAAAAATGAGTCTGCACCAGACCGGGTTTCAGGAAGTGCTGTCGACGGCAAAGTTGATGGGCGGCTACCCGCAGAAACTGGCTTTAATCGGTGTGCAGCCTAAATTGCTGGAAGATTTTGGCGGCTCCTTGACCAGTGAAGTTAATGAGCAGATTGCGCCCTGTGTGGAAATCGCGGTGCGTTTTCTGGAGGAATGGGGAGTGAAATACCGCCTTAGAGAGCAGGCGGACACCAGCTTGGTCACGAAAGAGTTGAATAAGGACCGGTATGAATCCGAACGTCCGCCGGAATCAGTGGCAAGCCGTATCGGCGATGAGAGAGTTCTGGCAAGTGAAGATTATCGGTTGCGTGATGCGCCTCTTTACGAGGGGATCAGTAATGTCAAGTCGGTTCCGGTTGACGGACGAAAATTGTTTGAAGGAACAGAGTGATGTGTATTGGTGTTCCGATGGAAATCGTCTCCTGCGGGGGGCTGGTTGCGCATTGCCGCAACGAGGAAGAAGGACGCGAACAGGAAGTGGATCTGTCATTGATTGGTGAGCAACCGGTCGGCACTTGGGTGCTGGTCTTTTTGGGGGTCGCCAGAGAAGTGATCGAAACCGATGTTTTAGATCAGGTTTTACGGGCAAGGAAGGCGATGGCCGTTGCGCTTGACGGTGGGGAAGTTGATGCTTTTTTTGCCGACTTGATTGATAGAGAGCCCGAATTACCCGACTTTCTAAAAGAAGAGAAGAGAGAGAACAGTGCCAAGAACCTTAATTAATAAAATTATCCAGGATCAGGCTTTGACACGTCTGACCGAAGACTCCTATCAGGAATTTGTCGATTCCCAAGCGGTCAGCATGATCGTTTTTATCGGCGATCCGAAACGCTATCAGGAGGCAAATGATCTGATCGTGGTGGTTCCGGAATTGATCAAGGCGTTTCCCGGCGTTTTTTCGGTTGGTGTCGTGGACGAAGACAGTGAACGCGCCCTTGCCCAGAAATATGGTATTACCATGTGGCCGGCACTGGTTTTTCTGAAAAACGGCAAGTATGTCGACATGATTACCCGGATTCAGGATTGGTCAGAGTATATGAACGAAATTCCTAAAATTTTGGATAAGGTGCCGACGTTCGCGCCTTCTATTGGTATCGGCATAGAGGTGAAATGAGATGTCACAGTATAGAGAATTAAGCATTCCGGTTTCCGTGGTCGGCCCGGGAACCCAGCCGGACAGTGAAGACGGCATGGTTCTGGATTATATGCCGATGCCGAATGATATGAGCGTGTTTCACGCTCCGGTGATCATGGATGACAGTCTGCACCACTATCCGCAGGCAGAGCGGATCATCGAACAGGTCAAAGAGTCTCTGTTGGAGGTTGGTAAAACCGGTGCATCCGTGTTGCTGGATTTGGGAGCCTTACCGGCGGACGACCTGGATTTTATCAACCGTTTTTTTGGTGAAGGTGAAGTTTCGCTGATTTTCAATCAGAGAGATAGCGAATATCGCATCCAGGAAACCGTGCTGGCCGGGGTCTGGCGCATTGCCGGGCGCCACGCCGGGAGACCTTTTCAAGCGATTGAAATCGGCTTGATTCCAGAAATCGTCTCCAAATACACCTTTTGAAGATGCCAAGAGTTCGGTCAGTCTTCCCGATGTTCTGCCGGACGGAATTATTAACGCACCGTCTCTGTTGACCGAACTGGATGAGAAATCCAGAGAATACACGCTTGGAGACGAAGCGCATATTGTCAATTTAACGCTACTGCCGCAGTCTCCCGAAGATTTACTGCTATTGGGCGAAGAGCTTGGCGAGGGCCCGGCCATCTTTTTGAGTCGCGGTTACGGCAGCTGCCGAGTCACTTCGACCGGGTTGAAAAATGTCTGGTGGGTTCAATATTTCAATTCCGAAGACAAAATGATTCTGAATACGCTTGAGGTGGTTGATGTGCCGATTGTGACACAGGCTTCTCTGGAAGACATCGAAGACAGCCATGAAACGAATTGCTGAAATGTTGGAGTCCGTCCGTGTTACACAATAGCTCAAAAGGGTTTGAAGGCTCTTATCTGGGAGATGACTCGCAGATCAACTGAAGCCACAAGAATGGAGTGCAAAAATCTGCTGGTATATTTACGATCCGGCAATCGGTGACGACTTTCTGGCAGGTTCCGCCCGGAACGCCGTTTTCGCAATTGCCTCCCGAATGGCGCTGTCCCGACTGCGACGGCGAAAAAAGACCAGTTTATGGTTTCTGACAGATGAGGATGCCTGACAATGAATGCTCGAAACCTGATGGACACGGACTCTCAACCGATTCACTTTTCTCCGACGGAGAGCTTTGACGTTCAGCGCTGGAAGGAACGGGTTGAGCAGTATTTTGAAAAAGTTTATCAGGGCAGCATGAAAGAGCTTCCTATTGTCAACCCGAGGCTGTCGGTCGGTTTTGCCAGCCTGAAAGAAATCTGCACCAATATTTATCTGGGAACAATGGTGTCT encodes the following:
- a CDS encoding HyaD/HybD family hydrogenase maturation endopeptidase gives rise to the protein MKTLILGIGNLLWADEGFGIRCVEHMDATYVFDDSVELMDGGTQGIYLVHHVQEADNLILFDAIDYGMQPGEIRVIENDDVPNFMGCKKMSLHQTGFQEVLSTAKLMGGYPQKLALIGVQPKLLEDFGGSLTSEVNEQIAPCVEIAVRFLEEWGVKYRLREQADTSLVTKELNKDRYESERPPESVASRIGDERVLASEDYRLRDAPLYEGISNVKSVPVDGRKLFEGTE
- a CDS encoding HypC/HybG/HupF family hydrogenase formation chaperone, which codes for MCIGVPMEIVSCGGLVAHCRNEEEGREQEVDLSLIGEQPVGTWVLVFLGVAREVIETDVLDQVLRARKAMAVALDGGEVDAFFADLIDREPELPDFLKEEKRENSAKNLN
- a CDS encoding hydrogenase expression/formation C-terminal domain-containing protein, whose translation is MSQYRELSIPVSVVGPGTQPDSEDGMVLDYMPMPNDMSVFHAPVIMDDSLHHYPQAERIIEQVKESLLEVGKTGASVLLDLGALPADDLDFINRFFGEGEVSLIFNQRDSEYRIQETVLAGVWRIAGRHAGRPFQAIEIGLIPEIVSKYTF
- a CDS encoding hydrogenase expression/formation protein; translation: MNAPSLLTELDEKSREYTLGDEAHIVNLTLLPQSPEDLLLLGEELGEGPAIFLSRGYGSCRVTSTGLKNVWWVQYFNSEDKMILNTLEVVDVPIVTQASLEDIEDSHETNC
- a CDS encoding thioredoxin domain-containing protein yields the protein MPRTLINKIIQDQALTRLTEDSYQEFVDSQAVSMIVFIGDPKRYQEANDLIVVVPELIKAFPGVFSVGVVDEDSERALAQKYGITMWPALVFLKNGKYVDMITRIQDWSEYMNEIPKILDKVPTFAPSIGIGIEVK
- the hybE gene encoding [NiFe]-hydrogenase assembly chaperone HybE; this translates as MNARNLMDTDSQPIHFSPTESFDVQRWKERVEQYFEKVYQGSMKELPIVNPRLSVGFASLKEICTNIYLGTMVSPWLVNLIF